A single window of Loxodonta africana isolate mLoxAfr1 chromosome 10, mLoxAfr1.hap2, whole genome shotgun sequence DNA harbors:
- the LOC100674267 gene encoding bifunctional peptidase and (3S)-lysyl hydroxylase JMJD7 isoform X7 codes for MAEAALDAVRRELRGFPAAARELSVPLAVPYLDEPPTPLHFYRDWVCPNRPCIIRNALQHWPALHKWSLPYLRATVGSTEVSVAVTPDGYADAVRGDRFVMPAELRLPLSSVLDVLEGSAQHPGVLYVQKQCSNLPNELPQLLSDLEPHVPWASEALGKMPDAVNFWLGEAAAVTSLHKDHYENLYCVVSGEKHFLLHPPSDRPFIPYELYTPATYQLTEEGTFEVVDEEAVEKVPWIPLDPLAPDLAQYPGYRRTQALRCTVRAGEMLYLPALWFHHVQQSHGCIAVNFWYDMEYDLKYSYFQLLDSLTKASGLD; via the exons ATGGCGGAAGCGGCCTTGGACGCTGTGCGGCGGGAGTTACGGGGGTTCCCGGCCGCGGCCAGGG AGCTCAGTGTGCCTCTGGCTGTGCCCTACCTGGATGAGCCACCCACTCCGCTCCACTTCTACCGGGACTGGGTCTGTCCCAACAGGCCCTGCATCATCCGCAATGCTCTGCAGCACTGGCCCGCCCTCCACAAGTGGTCGCTCCCCTACCTGAG GGCCACAGTAGGCTCCACAGAGGTGAGTGTGGCTGTGACCCCAGATGGCTACGCAGATGCTGTGCGGGGAGACCGCTTCGTGATGCCCGCCGAGCTCCGCCTTCCCCTGAGCAGCGTGCTAGATGTGCTGGAGGGCTCGGCCCAGCACCCTGGAGTCCTCTATGTGCAGAAGCAGTGCTCCAACCTGCCCAACGAGTTGCCCCAGCTGCTGTCTGACCTGGAGCCTCATGTGCCCTGGGCCTCTGAGGCGCTGG GAAAGATGCCTGATGCTGTGAACTTCTGGCTGGGGGAGGCAGCTGCAGTGACATCTT TACACAAGGACCACTATGAGAACCTCTATTGTGTTGTCTCAGGAGAGAAGCACTTCCTGTTACATCCGCCCAGTGACCGGCCCTTCATCCCCTACG AGCTGTACACGCCAGCAACCTACCAGCTCACTGAGGAGGGCACCTTTGAGGTGGTGGATGAAGAGGCCGTGGAGAAG GTGCCCTGGATCCCACTAGATCCCTTGGCGCCAGATCTGGCCCAGTACCCTGGGTACAGACGGACACAGGCCCTTCGCTGCACCGTGCGGGCCGGTGAGATGCTCTACTTGCCAGCCCTGTGGTTCCACCACGTCCAGCAGTCCCACGGCTGCATTGCGG TGAATTTCTGGTATGACATGGAGTATGACCTCAAGTACAGTTATTTCCAGCTGCTCGACTCCCTCACCAAGGCCTCAGGCCTCGACTAG